The Bombus vancouverensis nearcticus chromosome 2, iyBomVanc1_principal, whole genome shotgun sequence genome window below encodes:
- the LOC117163305 gene encoding tetratricopeptide repeat protein 5: MSAIIDDKVVAGAKSANIVKEDPIVALTEKVNALYFFRDHYFENHSIEEAIKKNGDVEKEMKDTLSKLDECKGYEIDGSRAKYYYLKGKALNVTERFIPQAEELLTKAVKLEPNLVEAWNELGECYWKNDDIQQAKNCFVGALRHGRNKVSLRNLSMVLRQEPVPNTEQRIQNIQKGVEYAKEAVSLDTSDGISWAILGNAYLSSFFTIAQNPATLRLCMSAYTQAEKDIVAGSNPDLFHNKAVALKYQEEYSLALKSFERAILLDPVWETPHNKRDELLQYLKDVQNSVNNNGRVKPKRLYQMIRALDVKHLGPYKGGSFTSGQKTVKLDLVLLKDLVLGLNPEKVIFGKVVCWIQDTDCVPFAFCLVDEEKMCIAVTVYNLAKGRGVTVGDSVAIPEPCVIHHKFSYLDNDFDFKSIRVETPVILVVNGRKLGREQQASAKLHTFKKTD; the protein is encoded by the exons atgtccgCAATTATAGATGATAAAGTGGTTGCAGGAGCGAAATCCGCAAACATTGTTAAAGAAGACCCCATTGTAGCATTGACG gAAAAAGTAAATGCATTATATTTTTTTCGAGATCACTATTTTGAAAATCATTCTATCGAAGAAGCCATTAAAAAGAATGGTGATgtagaaaaagaaatgaaagataCTTTAAGTAAACTCGATGAATGTAAAGGATATGAAATTGATGGATCACGAGCAAAATATTATTACCTAAAAGGAAAAGCTTTAAATGTTACAGAACGTTTTATACCACAAGCAGAAGAGTTATTAACAAAAGCAGTAAAATTAGAACCTAACTTAGTAGAAGCATGGAATGAATTAGGAGAATGTTATTGGAAAAACGATGATATTCAGCAAGCAAAAAATTGTTTTGTTGGAGCTCTACGCCAt GGTAGGAATAAAGTATCTTTAAGAAATTTATCGATGGTACTCAGACAAGAACCAGTCCCTAATACTGAACAACgaatacaaaatatacagaagGGAGTGGAATATGCTAAGGAAGCAGTCAGTCTTGATACATCAGATGGTATTTCTTGGGCAATCTTAGGAAATGCTTATTTGTCTTCCTTTTTTACAATAGCACAAAATCCTGCAACTTTACGACTTTGCATGTCAGCTTATACACAAGCA GAAAAAGATATTGTAGCAGGAAGTAATCCTGATTTATTTCACAATAAGGCAGTG GCCTTAAAGTATCAAGAAGAATATAGTTTAGCATTAAAATCTTTTGAGAGGGCAATACTACTAGATCCAGTATGGGAAACACCTCATAACAAAAGGGATGAattgttacaatatttaaaagatGTACAAAATTCAGTAAATAATAATGGAAGAGTAAAACCAAAAAGATTGTACCAAATGATAAGG GCATTGGATGTTAAACATTTGGGACCATACAAAGGTGGCTCTTTCACATCTGGCCAAAAGACTGTAAAATTAGATTTAGTATTACTTAAAGACCTAGTCCTTGGGTTAAATCCAGAAAAAGTTATATTTGGGAAAGTAGTATGTTGGATACAAGACACCGATTGTGTACCTTT CGCGTTTTGTCTCGTGGACGAAGAAAAAATGTGTATTGCTGTAACAGTATACAATCTTGCTAAAGGTCGTGGAGTAACCGTAGGAGATTCTGTTGCTATACCTGAACCATGTGTGATTCATCATAAGTTTTCTTATCTCGATAAC GATTTTGACTTCAAATCTATACGCGTCGAAACTCCAGTTATATTGGTTGTTAATGGAAGAAAATTAGGTAGAGAGCAACAAGCATCTGCAAAATTGCACACCTTTAAAAAGACCGATTGA
- the tsl gene encoding membrane-attack complex domain containing protein torso-like has translation MWSRTRFLLLAWMISLLAGVQLSNGSQRPRLGGAVNIFSRYGYLSISMRVVPRNDTDTWIFREPTLDVFRNPTPITTKQRQQAAVFDGDFHMEFCDNVRQLLQAYFRDFTFERLERPWRAFSASWSKAAIARHLGINSSFITGEHCYVLVRVARFRENQKLAVTADSMILDEAVLRETENVTVGDTASVVRFIKHFGSHYIAAYVTGNSLYQVFVYTQQAYLRIKERLKTRGVADLSNIELSNYFSPWYAEHMGSIQAASGNRTVEAWAVERLRNQYYIFSYASLLKLHGDAMLLKQLDGLLENEALLQLQLKTLAPIFKDPQRREWFLEVIDNYFKLWEVNM, from the exons ATGTGGTCACGCACGCGATTCTTGCTCCTGGCGTGGATGATCTCGTTGCTGGCTGGCGTACAGCTCAGCAACGGGTCGCAGAGGCCGCGTCTCGGCGGCGCCGTCAACATCTTCAGCCGTTACGGTTACCTCAGCATCAGCATGAGAGTGGTCCCCAGAAACGACACCGATACTTGGATCTTCCGAGAACCGACCCTAGATGTTTTCAGGAATCCAACCCCCATAACGACCAAACAACGCCAACAGGCAGCGGTGTTCGATGGAGACTTTCATATGGAGTTCTGCGATAATGTTCGTCAACTTCTGCAAGCTTACTTCCGGGACTTCACGTTTGAACGACTGGAAAGGCCATGGCGAGCGTTTAGCGCCAGCTGGTCCAAGGCGGCCATTGCTCGTCATTTGGGCATCAACTCGTCGTTCATCACCGGTGAACATTGTTACGTGCTGGTACGCGTTGCCAGGTTCCGTGAGAATCAGAAATTGGCTGTTACAGCAGACTCGATGATTCTGGACGAGGCTGTTCTCCGGGAAACAGAAAACGTCACTGTTGGAGATACTGCCAGCGTGGTTCGGTTCATCAAGCACTTCGGATCGCACTATATTGCTGCTTATGTCACTGGCAATTCTTTGTATCAG GTGTTCGTGTATACTCAACAAGCATATCTACGTATCAAAGAGCGGCTAAAGACTCGTGGTGTAGCAGATTTATCGAATATCGAGTTGAGCAACTATTTTTCGCCGTGGTACGCGGAGCACATGGGCTCGATACAAGCAGCGAGCGGAAACCGCACCGTCGAGGCTTGGGCGGTAGAACGGCTTCGAAACCAATACTACATTTTCTCGTATGCCAGCTTGCTGAAATTACATGGTGATGCGATGTTGCTAAAGCAATTGGACGGTTTGTTGGAGAACGAAGCGTTACTACAGCTTCAACTGAAGACGCTCGCGCCGATCTTCAAAGATCCTCAACGACGTGAGTGGTTCCTTGAGGTGATCGACAATTACTTTAAGTTATGGGAGGTGAACATGTGA